AATGGTGAGGCCTCTTTTTATTTTCAGATTCTTTTGATTATTTCAATCTGTGAAAAACAAATGGATTACAATCAGGGCGTATCTTTACCATTTAAGCTTTAAAAAAGCAGCCAATTTTTTTGTCTTGTACCTGTCTTTTATGCTCAGCAGGGCACTTAAAAAACCCATACACTGGGGTTTTCCCACTACACTTTCCATTGAACCCACCACAAGTTGTAACCTAAGATGCCCGGAATGTCCTTCGGGATTAAGGAGTTTTACCCGTCCCACAGGCATGCTTTCAGAAAATCTATTCAAACAAATAATTGGTGAAACCAAAGGATACCTGACCTATCTTCATCTGTATTTTCAGGGGGAACCCTACCTTCATCCACAATTTACAGACTTAGTCTCTTTGGCAAATCAGGCTGGTATTTTCACCTCCACCTCTACCAACGCACACTACCTGAATGAAGAAAACGTCCAAAAAACCCTCGATTCCGGACTAAAACAGCTCATCATTTCCATGGATGGCATAACTCAGGAGATTTATCAGGAATACCGAGTAGGAGGAAAGCTTTCCAAAGTAAAGGAAGGATTGGGTCTCTTGCTGAAACTTAGAGAGGAGAGAAATCTTTTATTCCCACGAATTGTCCTTCAATTCTTGGTCACAGGCCAAAATGAGCATCAGATTCCTGAAATTAAGGATTGGGCAAAAGAGATGGGGGTAGATGAACTCCAATTAAAAAGCACCCAGATTTATCATTTCGAAAATGGCTCTGAGCTGATTCCAAAGGATCTAAAGTATTCCAGGTATATTTCTGATGGAAATGGAAAATGGAAACTAAAAAAGAAAATAGAAAACAAATGCTGGAGGATGTGGCAGGGGGCTGTTATTACCTGGGACGGACGCGTAGTACCCTGTTGTTTTGACAAAGACGGCTACTATGTAATGGGAAAAGTGGGTGAACAGACTTTAGGGAAAATCTGGAAAAACGATAAATATCGGGCTTTTAGAAATCAGATTTTAGAGGACCGAAAACAGATTGAAATCTGCAAAAACTGTACTGAGTAAGCCCTCTGTTGGTAATTTAGTACCTGGACTATTTCTTTCCTGCTTGGAATACTTATCTTTACGCTGATTTTATACCATTATTTATTGGAAAAAATGCCATAAACCCTTTTTAATGGCGTTTGAATCGTTTAAGAAAAGGCGGAGAAAATCATATGAAATCTTACATGTCAGGGATCATAAGACAGAGGGAAATCCATTGACCATGCGAGATGGCATAGCCTGCCCTGAGAAATCGGGGAGACAACAAAAATCAATGAAAAACAAATGAAAGACCATTCTTCCAGAACCCATACAAACCACATTCCTCTTATCAGATTACTGGCTATTTTTTGCTTGGGACTATTTTTACTGATCTTACAAGCTCCAAGTTCCCATGGCCAAAACTTGCCGGATATCGCAAATATCAATGTTGATGAGCTGACAGACGAACAGGTCAGGGAATTGGTCAGGAGAGCCGGTGAGGCTGGAATAACCGAAATGGAACTGATCCAAATGGCAAGGCTTAGGGGCTTACCGGCCAGAGAAGCAGAAAAACTCCAAAAAAGAATTGAAGAATTGCAGCTCTCGGTTTCAGGAACGAGAACCCGTACCACTGCCTCCAAAAGAGATCCACGCCGGCAAATGGATTTCAATGAAATCAGCCAGGGAATCTTAAAATTTCAGCCTGAATTGGAAGAAGCCAATTTATCAAGTTCCAATATTTTTGGTCTGGACTTGTTCTATAACAAAAGCCGTAGGCTTAGTTTTGAACCAAGCCTCAACATGGCTACACCAAAAAACTATATTCTGGGGCCTGGTGACATGGTTTATGTGGATATCTACGGTCAATCCGAGCAATACTACGAAGCCAATATCAATGCAGATGGATTCTTGATTTTGGACAATATCGGACCGATCAGTGTTTCAGGAAAGACCATAGAAGAAGCCAGCGGTATCATTAGAAATAGATTGGCAACCTACTATCCTGGAATCAGGGGCAGCAATCCCAACACATTTGTTCAAGTGACATTGGGCAATGTTAGAACCATCAAGGTTCATTTGGTAGGAGAATTGCGATTGCCAGGAACATTCACCTTGAGTGCTTTCAGTACAGTTTTTAATGCCCTATATGCTGCAGGTGGTCCCAATGAAAATGGTACCATGCGGAATATTAAAGTAATCCGTGGCGGCAAACCTGTGGCCACGGTAGATGTCTATGATTTCCTGGTGAATGGCAAAGCAAATCTTGACATTCAGCTACAAGATCAGGACGTAGTTTTGGTGGAACCATTTATGGCAAGGGCCAAAGTTTCAGGAGAAGTGAAAAGGCCCAAAACATTTGAAGTGAAGGAAGGGGACACTTTTGAAGATCTCTTGCGCTATGCGGGAGGATTTACAGATGAAGCCTTTAAAGAACGCATCAATGTCAGCCGCATTACGGGAAAAGAAAAAGCAGTTTCTGACATCTATCAAAATCAGTTTGGGTTATTCTTGGTCAAAGGCGGGGATGAATACCAAGTTGGGCGGATCCTCAACCGGTACACCAATAGGGTGCAGATCAAAG
This Cecembia calidifontis DNA region includes the following protein-coding sequences:
- a CDS encoding radical SAM/SPASM domain-containing protein produces the protein MLSRALKKPIHWGFPTTLSIEPTTSCNLRCPECPSGLRSFTRPTGMLSENLFKQIIGETKGYLTYLHLYFQGEPYLHPQFTDLVSLANQAGIFTSTSTNAHYLNEENVQKTLDSGLKQLIISMDGITQEIYQEYRVGGKLSKVKEGLGLLLKLREERNLLFPRIVLQFLVTGQNEHQIPEIKDWAKEMGVDELQLKSTQIYHFENGSELIPKDLKYSRYISDGNGKWKLKKKIENKCWRMWQGAVITWDGRVVPCCFDKDGYYVMGKVGEQTLGKIWKNDKYRAFRNQILEDRKQIEICKNCTE